A stretch of the Perca flavescens isolate YP-PL-M2 chromosome 3, PFLA_1.0, whole genome shotgun sequence genome encodes the following:
- the LOC114553110 gene encoding protein NLRC3, which yields MSQCEDREEGAPPSKTTLCGDHDSQTKAQRMQQQKPGPEPSCVSMKSDRSMGRLIQFKDGQAVDERVQHESSEDLGGQSDLQHQTDLESIFMLLEENIITFVKNELKKIQKVLSPDYPECSESQREDDKVVDGKDEEQTRSSREAFLMITLDILRRMKQQELADRLQSRSYSGVCQRKHKTNQKKKFQCVFEGIAKAGNPTLLNQMFTPMYIMEGGTAEVNEEHEVRQIETASRKLDRPETIIRCEDIFKAPPGRDGPIRTVITKGVAGIGKTVLTQKFTLDWAEDKANQDIQFTFPFTFRELNVLKEKRYSLVELVHYFFSETNEAGFCRFEEFQVVFIFDGLDECRLPLDFHNTEILTDVTVSTSVDVLLTNLIRGKLLPSARLWITTRPAAASQIPAECIDTVTEVRGFTDPQKEEYFRKRFRDKKQASRIISHIKTSRSLHIMCHIPVFCWITATVLEKVFKTRGGGELPKTLTEMYIHFLVVQSKLKNVKYHGGAETDPHWSPETKKMIESLGKLAFEQLLKGNLIFYESDLTECGINIREASVYSGVFTQIFKEERGLYQDKLFCFVHLSVQEFLAALYVHLTCINSGVNLLAEEQTTSQLPNVFRETLKLQHLHRCAVDKALQSPNGHLDLFLRFLLGLLLQTNQTVLQGLMTQTGSSSKTKKKTVKYIKKKISKNLSAERRINLFHCLNELNDGSLVEQIQQSLNSGSLSTDKLSPAQWSALVFILLSSEKDLDVFDLKKYSASEEALLRLLPVVKASNKALLGGCNLSERSCEALSSVLSSQSSSLRELDLSNNDLQDSGVKLMSPGLKSPHCRLETLSLSGCLISEEGCTSLASALSSNSSHLRELDLSYNHPGDSGVKLLTAGFKDPNWRLDTLRVDHGGPQRLIPGLRKYVCELELDTNTVHRKLKLSDNNRKVTRVEEDQSYPDHPDRFACWGQLLCRNVLTGRCYWEVERRGDVYISVSYRGTRRKGESEDCVFGRNDQSWSLGCSDEDGYYVRHNNRHTSISSSVSNRLGVYVDIPAGSLSFYTVSSDSLIHLHTFNTTFTQPL from the exons ATGAGTCAGtgtgaggacagagaggagggagcCCCTCCCTCTAAAACCACTCTGTGTGGGGACCATGACAGCCAGACCAAAGCTCAGAG GATGCAGCAGCAGAAACCtggacctgaacccagctgtgtgtccatgaagagtgaccGGTCTATGGGTCGTCTTATTCAGTTTAAAGATGGACAAGCTGTTGATGAAAG AGTTCAGCACGAGAGCTCAGAAGACCTTGGTGGTCAGTCTGACCTGCAGCATCAAACAGACCTGGAATCCATATTTAtg CTGTTAGAGGAGAACATCATCACTTTTGTAAAGAACGAGCTGAAGAAGATTCAGAAGGTTCTGAGTCCAGATTATCCAGAATgctcagagagtcagagggaggatgATAAAGTTGTGGATGGTAAGGATGAAGAGCAGACGAGGAGCAGCAGAGAGGCATTTCTGATGATCACACTGGACATTCTGAGGAGGATGAAGCAGCAGGAGCTGGCTGACCGTCTGCAGAGCA GAAGTTATTCTGGAGTTTGTCAGCGTAAACACAAGACTAACCAGAAGAAAaagttccagtgtgtgtttgaggggattgctaaagcaggaaaccCAACCCTTCTGAATCAGATGTTCACACCGATGTACATCATGGAGGGAGGGACTGCAGAGGTCAATGAagaacatgaggtcagacagattgaaacagcatccCGAAAACTAGACAGACCAGAAACAATAATCAGATGTGAAGACATTTTTAaagccccacctggaagagatgGCCCAATCAGAACCGTGATAACaaagggagtggctggcatcgggaaaacagtcttaacacagaagttcactctggactgggctgaagacaaagccaaccaggacatccagttcacatttccattcactttcagagagctgaatgtgctgaaagagaaaaggtacagcttggtggaacttgttcattacttctttagtgaaaccaaTGAAGCAGGATtctgcaggtttgaagagttccaggttgtgttcatctttgacggtctggatgagtgtcgacttcctctggacttccacaacactgagatcctgactgatgttacagtGTCCACCTCAGTGGATGTGCTACTGACAAACCTTATCAGGGGGaaactgcttccctctgctcgcctctggataaccacacgacctgcagcagccagtCAGATCCCTGCTGAGTGTATTGACACggtgacagaggtcagagggttcactgacccacagaaggaggagtacttcaggaagagattcagagatAAGAAGCAggccagcagaatcatctcccacatcaagacatcacgaagcctccacataatgtgccacatcccagtcttctgctggatcacagCTACAGTTCTGGAGAAGGTGTTCAAGaccagagggggaggagagctgcccaagaccctgactgagatgtatatccacttcctggtggttcagtccaaaCTGAAGAACGTCAAGTATCATGGAGGTGCTGAGACAGATCCACACTGGAGTCCAGAGACCAAGAAGATGATTGagtctctgggaaaactggcttttgagcagcttctgaaaggcaacctgatcttctatgaatcagacctgacagagtgtgGCATCAATATCAGAGAagcctcagtgtactcaggagtgttcacacagatctttaaagaaGAGAGAGGACTGTACCAGGACAAGTTGTTCTGCTTcgtccatctgagtgttcaggagttcctGGCTGCTCTTTATGTCCATCTGACATGCATcaactctggagtcaacctgctgGCTGAAGAACAAACAACCTCCCAGCTGCCTAACGTCTTCAGAGAAACCCTTAAACTACAACATCTCCATCGGTGTGCTGTGGACAaggccttacagagtccaaatggacacctggacttgttcctccgcttcctcctgggtcttttACTGCAGACCAATCAGACTGTCCTACAAGGTCTaatgacacagacaggaagtagttCAAAGACCAAAAAGAAAACAGTCAagtacatcaagaagaagatcagcaagaatctgtctgcagagagaaggatcaatctgttccactgtctgaatgaactgaatgatggTTCTCTAGTGGAGCAGATCCAACAGTCCCTGAAttcaggaagtctctccacagataaactgtctcctgctcagtggtcagctctggtcttcatcttactgtcatcagaaaaAGATCTGGatgtgtttgacctgaagaaatactctgcttcagaagaggctcttctgaggcttctgccagtggtcaaagcctccaacaaagctct GTTAGGTGGTTGTAACCTGTcggagagaagctgtgaagctctgtcctcagttctcagctcccagtcctctagtctgagagaactggacctgagtaacaacgacctgcaggattcaggagtgaagcttaTGTCTCCTGgtctgaagagtccacactgcagactggaaactctcag tctctcaggctgtctgatctcagaggaaggctgtacttctctggcctcagctctgagctccaattcctcccatctgagagagctggacctgagctacaatcatccaggagactcaggagtgaagctgctaACAGCTGGATTTAAGGATCCAAActggagactggacactctcag AGTGGACCATGGTGGACCGCAGAGACTGATACCGGGTCTGaggaagt ATGTCTGTGAACTggaactggacacaaacacagtacacagaaaactcaaactgtctgacaacaacaggaaggtgacacgTGTGGAGGAGGATCagtcatatcctgatcatccagacaGATTTGCCTGCTGGggtcagctgctgtgtagaaatgttctgactggtcgctgttactgggaggtcgagaggagaggagatgtttatatatcagtgagttacagaggaaccaggaggaaaggagagagtgaagactgtgtgtttggaaggaatgatcagtcctggagtctggGCTGCTCTGATGAAGATGGTTACTATGTCAGGCACAATAACAGACACacatccatctcctcctctgtctctaacaGATTAGGAGTGTATGTGGACattcctgctggctctctgtccttctacacagtctcctctgactcactgatccacctccacaccttcaacaccacattcactcaaccTCTTTAA